The Candidatus Cloacimonadota bacterium genome window below encodes:
- the thpR gene encoding RNA 2',3'-cyclic phosphodiesterase codes for MRTFLALELPEEFKKEIAEVIQKLQDICPHGIKWVEKNKLHITLQFIGDTEPRAIKELSDSFATILAELKPFPIFKPLIEIIPPKNTRLVWIKCDFSSSQINDVVGKIRFYLKKRGFEIDKKPFRLHITLGRVKRFIPLTITESLTNIAINNKQWTVSEATFYESRLHSTGPEYKKIATYNLMEE; via the coding sequence ATGCGGACTTTTCTGGCTCTGGAACTGCCTGAAGAGTTCAAAAAAGAAATAGCAGAAGTAATACAAAAGCTTCAGGATATCTGCCCACACGGCATTAAGTGGGTCGAAAAGAATAAGTTACATATAACCCTGCAATTTATCGGAGATACAGAACCACGAGCCATCAAAGAACTGTCTGACAGCTTTGCAACTATTCTGGCTGAGCTCAAACCATTTCCTATTTTCAAGCCGCTGATTGAGATAATACCCCCCAAAAATACCCGCTTGGTTTGGATAAAATGTGATTTTAGCAGTTCTCAAATAAATGATGTGGTCGGAAAAATCCGTTTTTATCTAAAAAAGAGAGGGTTTGAGATTGACAAAAAACCGTTCAGATTGCATATTACTCTCGGTAGAGTGAAGAGATTCATTCCTTTGACTATTACTGAAAGTTTGACAAATATAGCAATAAATAACAAGCAATGGACAGTTAGTGAGGCAACTTTTTATGAGAGTCGTTTACATTCTACGGGTCCCGAGTATAAAAAAATAGCAACATATAATCTTATGGAGGAATAA
- the recA gene encoding recombinase RecA: protein MSDKQKDAALKTALGQLEKKYGAGTIMRLGDKPKQKADVIPTGAINLDAALGIGGIPKGRITEIYGAEASGKTTLALHIAAQTQKQNGIIAFIDAEHALDPVYAKKIGVNTDEMLISQPDGGEQSLEIVETLVRSNAVDLIILDSVAALVTRQEIEGEMGDSHVGLQARLMSQALRKLTAIVSKSNTAVIFINQTRMKIGVPAYMNPETTTGGVALKFYSSVRLEVRNAGAIKDASGGTVDIIGNIIRVKVVKNKFAPPFKTVEFPLIYGKGISHEDILINLAVDKDIIKKSGSWFSYGDQKIGQGTDRVKAFLAENPEIRDAIEAEVKSIYFPSEVEEKPKEE, encoded by the coding sequence ATGAGTGATAAACAAAAAGATGCAGCCCTAAAAACTGCTTTAGGACAATTAGAAAAGAAATATGGAGCAGGCACGATCATGCGACTCGGTGATAAGCCGAAACAAAAAGCAGATGTAATACCAACCGGAGCAATAAACTTAGATGCTGCTCTTGGCATAGGGGGCATACCAAAGGGGAGAATTACCGAAATATACGGAGCAGAAGCTTCTGGGAAAACAACTCTAGCCCTCCATATAGCAGCTCAAACTCAGAAACAGAATGGGATCATTGCTTTTATCGATGCCGAGCATGCTCTCGACCCTGTGTATGCAAAAAAGATCGGAGTTAATACCGATGAAATGCTAATCTCTCAACCTGATGGTGGAGAACAGTCATTGGAGATAGTAGAAACTCTGGTTCGCAGCAATGCGGTTGACCTGATCATTCTTGACTCGGTAGCAGCTCTGGTAACTCGTCAGGAGATAGAGGGTGAGATGGGTGACAGTCATGTCGGTTTACAGGCAAGATTGATGTCACAGGCACTGAGAAAACTGACAGCTATTGTCAGTAAGTCCAATACTGCCGTAATCTTCATTAATCAAACAAGAATGAAGATTGGAGTTCCGGCCTATATGAATCCGGAGACTACAACCGGTGGTGTGGCGCTGAAATTCTACTCTTCTGTCCGTCTCGAGGTGAGAAACGCCGGAGCTATCAAAGATGCCTCGGGTGGTACGGTTGATATTATAGGTAACATCATCCGGGTAAAGGTTGTGAAGAACAAATTTGCCCCCCCCTTTAAGACCGTAGAATTCCCCCTTATTTACGGAAAAGGGATTTCTCATGAAGATATTCTGATCAATCTGGCTGTGGATAAGGATATTATTAAAAAGAGCGGCTCTTGGTTCTCTTATGGAGATCAAAAGATCGGTCAGGGAACGGATAGGGTCAAGGCGTTTCTAGCTGAAAATCCCGAAATTCGTGATGCGATCGAAGCAGAGGTCAAGAGTATCTATTTCCCGTCAGAGGTAGAGGAAAAGCCGAAGGAAGAATAG
- a CDS encoding Nif3-like dinuclear metal center hexameric protein produces the protein MKVKKRVADVIEVLEDFAPPKLAYSWDNVGLLIGERDSEISKVLVCLDVTPSVVEHAIKNNFSLIIAHHPLIFNPLKNVTDPLILKLIRNNVSVYVMHTNLDLVKNGVSKALADRLGLQNLKFIEQDTETYHIALYVPPEDVSIVADAVHRAGAGIIGNYSHCLNSYQVKGQFKPLEGSDPALGTYNKLEKLEETKLEFFVAKPLLDRVLNAIHTAHPYETPAYAIYPQQQSSLNYGLGIIGELANPLSLKELVILVKEKLVAPFVKLWLANESPDKEVSKIAVCGGSGSSLIEKAANIADVYISADFTYHKILESKIPLIDAGHFYTEYPILNVLKELLQPLNLDIEVLDITKADIGKLVCI, from the coding sequence ATGAAAGTGAAGAAGAGAGTTGCTGATGTTATTGAAGTGCTGGAGGATTTTGCCCCACCAAAATTAGCATATAGCTGGGATAATGTAGGGTTATTGATTGGTGAAAGAGATTCAGAGATATCCAAGGTTCTAGTCTGCCTTGATGTTACACCATCAGTTGTTGAGCATGCTATAAAAAACAATTTCTCTCTCATCATAGCTCATCATCCACTTATTTTTAATCCCCTGAAAAATGTAACTGATCCTTTGATCTTGAAACTGATAAGAAACAATGTTTCTGTTTATGTGATGCATACTAATCTTGATCTGGTTAAAAATGGTGTGAGTAAAGCTCTGGCAGATCGGCTGGGACTCCAAAACCTAAAATTCATCGAACAGGATACAGAAACATATCATATTGCACTCTACGTCCCACCTGAAGATGTTTCTATAGTAGCCGATGCTGTACATCGGGCAGGAGCAGGCATCATTGGAAATTATAGTCATTGTCTGAACAGCTATCAGGTCAAAGGGCAATTCAAGCCGCTGGAGGGTAGTGATCCGGCATTGGGTACTTATAATAAACTGGAGAAACTGGAAGAAACGAAACTGGAATTCTTTGTTGCTAAGCCTTTACTCGACAGAGTATTAAATGCGATTCATACGGCTCATCCCTATGAAACTCCTGCCTATGCTATTTATCCCCAGCAACAGAGCAGTCTCAATTATGGACTTGGTATTATTGGGGAATTAGCAAATCCTCTCTCCCTGAAAGAGTTAGTTATACTGGTAAAAGAGAAATTAGTAGCACCCTTCGTCAAACTCTGGTTAGCTAATGAATCACCAGATAAAGAAGTTAGTAAAATAGCCGTTTGCGGCGGTAGTGGCAGTAGTTTAATTGAAAAAGCAGCAAATATAGCAGATGTCTATATTTCGGCTGATTTTACCTATCATAAGATATTAGAGAGCAAGATCCCTCTCATTGATGCAGGTCATTTTTATACTGAATATCCGATATTGAATGTTCTGAAAGAACTGCTCCAACCGCTCAATCTGGATATCGAAGTATTAGATATCACAAAAGCTGATATAGGAAAGCTTGTCTGTATCTAA
- a CDS encoding adenosine-specific kinase — translation MELVIEKIKVEEDHNIILGQSHFIKTVEDLYEAMTNSVPGIKFGLAFSEASGPCLIRKDGTDSELIELAVENLLRLKAGHTFLIIIKNAFPINVIPAIKDCREVVNIFCATANPVEVILAETEQGRGVLGVIDGYSPQGVELDSDISTRKRFLLDIGYKR, via the coding sequence ATGGAACTGGTTATTGAAAAGATCAAAGTTGAGGAAGATCATAACATCATACTCGGACAGTCCCACTTTATCAAGACAGTAGAAGACCTCTACGAAGCAATGACGAATTCGGTGCCGGGTATCAAATTCGGGCTTGCTTTCAGTGAAGCATCCGGTCCCTGTTTGATACGTAAAGATGGTACCGATAGTGAATTGATAGAATTAGCGGTTGAAAATCTTCTCCGTTTGAAAGCCGGACATACTTTTTTGATCATCATCAAGAACGCCTTCCCCATCAATGTTATCCCTGCCATCAAAGATTGCCGGGAAGTGGTCAATATCTTCTGTGCAACGGCTAATCCGGTAGAAGTGATCTTGGCGGAGACCGAACAAGGACGTGGTGTTTTAGGGGTAATAGATGGTTATTCACCCCAAGGTGTAGAGTTAGATTCCGATATCTCAACGCGAAAGAGATTCCTGCTCGATATCGGCTATAAGAGATAA
- the clpB gene encoding ATP-dependent chaperone ClpB — protein sequence MNFNKLTIKSQEALEVARTIAEEHEQQELLSLHLLSALLVQEDSFIVPILKKIDVNVEQMKVDVSEELSILPTISGVGQVYLSNELNSVLKQAEIEQKGFQDDYISLEHLLLGIIDKGKSCNKVLNQHRITKDKILLSLKEIRGTQRVTDQNPEGKYQALQKYARNLTSLAVQGKLDPVIGRDEEIRRTIQILSRRRKNNPLLIGDPGVGKTAIAEGLARRIIDQDVPENLKGKELIELDMAALVAGAKFRGEFEERLKAVLKEVEAAGGKIILFIDEIHTVVGAGAAEGAVDASNMLKPALARGTLHCIGATTMNEYRKYIEKDAALERRFQPILISEPSVEDTISILRGIKEKYEVHHGVQITDGALVAAAVLSNRYISDRFLPDKAIDLIDESCANLKMEIDSMPVEIDEIKRKIRQLEIEKLSVQKEKDSLSKERLERLKREMSELREEEKRLTLLWEREKEILKQISSISEAIDRLKAEAEQAEREGNLGKVAELKYGTLTQKQKDLDSWKAKMKEIPPEQQLLKEQVDEEMIAEVVAKWTHIPVSKLLQSEMQKLITMEEVIAKRVVGQREALEAVANAIRRSRSGLADSEKPIGSFLFLGPTGVGKTELAKSLAAFLFDTEKALIRIDMSEFMERHSVARLIGAPPGYVGYEEGGYLTEAVRRRPYSVILFDEIEKAHSDVFSVLLQILDDGRLTDGKGRTVDFKNTVIILTSNIGSQMIYEQSDEDEESLHNKLMEVLQQYFKPEFLNRLDDIIVFHRLSKEQIRDIVKIQISYLQSRLLDKKISFTLTDRALDKLAEDGYDPQFGARPLKRVIQRELENKFALEILENRIAENSDVEVDFRDGNFQFLIKSTDSLNVNED from the coding sequence ATGAACTTCAATAAGTTAACGATAAAATCACAAGAAGCTCTGGAAGTAGCACGTACTATTGCAGAAGAGCATGAACAACAGGAATTGTTGTCTTTGCATTTGTTATCAGCATTACTGGTCCAGGAAGATAGTTTTATTGTTCCCATACTCAAGAAGATAGATGTCAATGTTGAACAGATGAAGGTAGATGTATCAGAAGAATTAAGTATATTGCCCACGATTAGTGGAGTAGGTCAGGTATATCTTTCCAACGAATTGAACTCTGTATTAAAGCAAGCAGAGATAGAGCAGAAGGGTTTTCAGGACGACTATATCAGTTTAGAGCATCTCTTATTGGGCATAATAGATAAGGGGAAGAGTTGCAATAAGGTCCTTAATCAGCATCGCATAACAAAAGACAAGATCTTATTGTCTTTAAAGGAGATACGAGGTACTCAAAGGGTAACAGATCAAAATCCTGAAGGTAAGTATCAGGCATTACAGAAATATGCCCGTAATCTTACCAGTTTGGCAGTTCAGGGTAAATTGGACCCGGTTATAGGTAGAGATGAAGAGATCAGGCGAACTATTCAGATATTATCCAGACGCAGGAAAAATAACCCTCTCTTGATAGGAGATCCTGGTGTTGGTAAAACAGCCATAGCCGAAGGGCTGGCTAGACGTATCATAGATCAGGATGTTCCGGAAAATCTCAAAGGCAAAGAACTGATAGAGCTCGATATGGCTGCTTTAGTAGCCGGTGCTAAGTTTAGGGGTGAATTTGAAGAGCGATTAAAGGCAGTATTGAAAGAGGTTGAAGCAGCTGGTGGCAAGATAATACTCTTTATCGATGAGATTCACACAGTTGTCGGTGCTGGAGCAGCTGAAGGTGCAGTAGATGCCTCAAATATGCTCAAGCCGGCATTAGCACGTGGTACTCTTCATTGTATTGGAGCAACAACAATGAATGAGTATCGTAAATATATCGAGAAAGATGCTGCCTTAGAGCGAAGATTTCAACCGATATTGATCTCCGAACCCTCAGTAGAAGATACGATATCCATCTTAAGAGGTATAAAAGAGAAATATGAAGTTCATCACGGAGTACAGATAACAGACGGAGCTTTAGTAGCTGCTGCTGTGCTTTCTAATCGTTATATCTCTGACAGATTTCTTCCCGACAAGGCAATAGATCTGATCGACGAATCTTGTGCTAATCTTAAAATGGAGATTGATTCCATGCCTGTTGAGATTGATGAGATCAAACGCAAGATACGCCAATTGGAGATAGAGAAATTATCAGTACAAAAAGAAAAAGATTCCTTGTCAAAAGAGCGATTAGAACGTCTAAAACGAGAGATGTCAGAACTTCGTGAAGAAGAGAAGCGTTTGACATTACTTTGGGAAAGAGAAAAGGAAATATTAAAACAAATCAGCTCAATTTCAGAAGCGATAGACAGATTAAAAGCAGAGGCAGAACAAGCAGAACGAGAGGGTAATCTTGGCAAGGTAGCCGAGTTAAAGTATGGTACATTAACTCAAAAGCAAAAAGATCTGGATTCTTGGAAAGCCAAGATGAAAGAGATACCGCCTGAACAGCAGCTACTAAAGGAGCAAGTAGACGAAGAGATGATTGCAGAGGTAGTTGCTAAATGGACGCATATTCCAGTCTCTAAGCTCCTGCAAAGTGAAATGCAGAAACTTATCACTATGGAAGAAGTCATTGCTAAAAGAGTTGTTGGACAACGAGAAGCTCTTGAAGCGGTAGCCAATGCTATTCGTAGATCTCGTAGTGGATTGGCTGACAGTGAAAAGCCGATCGGATCATTTCTTTTTCTCGGACCAACTGGTGTGGGGAAGACAGAGCTGGCTAAATCGTTAGCTGCCTTTCTCTTCGACACGGAAAAGGCACTGATCCGCATCGACATGTCAGAGTTTATGGAGAGACATTCGGTAGCTAGATTGATAGGAGCACCTCCAGGTTATGTTGGATATGAAGAGGGTGGTTATCTCACAGAAGCTGTTCGCCGCAGACCTTACAGTGTCATTCTCTTTGATGAGATAGAGAAGGCACACAGTGATGTCTTTAGTGTACTCTTACAGATCCTTGATGATGGAAGATTAACCGACGGTAAAGGAAGGACTGTTGATTTCAAGAATACAGTGATCATACTTACTTCCAATATCGGTTCTCAGATGATCTACGAACAGAGTGACGAGGATGAAGAGAGTTTGCACAATAAATTGATGGAAGTTCTTCAGCAATACTTCAAACCGGAATTTCTAAACAGATTGGATGACATTATTGTTTTTCATCGACTCAGCAAAGAACAGATCCGGGATATTGTTAAGATCCAGATATCTTATCTGCAAAGCAGGTTACTGGATAAAAAAATCAGCTTTACTCTTACTGATAGAGCATTAGATAAATTAGCTGAAGATGGCTACGATCCGCAGTTTGGTGCTAGACCATTAAAACGAGTGATCCAAAGAGAGTTAGAGAACAAATTTGCTTTGGAGATATTAGAGAATAGAATTGCTGAAAATTCGGATGTAGAAGTCGATTTCAGAGACGGAAATTTTCAATTTCTTATAAAAAGCACTGATTCGCTTAACGTGAATGAGGATTAA
- a CDS encoding RecX family transcriptional regulator, whose translation MPRFKQVNKRQQKYLKIIYLLTENGEENRKEKGSFESLSDKYQIETLDNPYHIPENAQLWGVLPSKVITNYSLANEFILDKDRAAELKNEISNYAWERLLKYLSFRERSIDECRNYLKNLPVSNDLIKSLIQRALEKKFLNEERFAELLTQSYISRRKSKTELKTSLISKRIPPEMIEKVLQENYNEEDKKEILQYHIEKGIRKYPDKNSAKDYQKCIAYLMRKGFHYGDFRDDLLKYYHNIEDD comes from the coding sequence ATGCCAAGATTTAAACAGGTTAACAAACGACAGCAGAAATACCTCAAGATCATCTATCTGTTAACTGAGAATGGAGAAGAGAATAGGAAAGAGAAAGGTAGCTTTGAATCACTCTCCGATAAATATCAGATAGAGACTTTAGATAATCCTTATCATATCCCTGAAAATGCTCAACTCTGGGGCGTTCTCCCCTCTAAGGTTATAACTAATTACAGTTTGGCAAACGAGTTTATCCTCGATAAAGATAGAGCTGCTGAATTAAAAAATGAGATCTCAAATTATGCTTGGGAAAGACTTCTTAAATATCTCAGCTTTAGGGAGAGATCAATTGATGAATGCCGCAACTATCTGAAAAACCTACCAGTTAGCAATGATTTGATAAAATCATTAATTCAGAGAGCTCTTGAAAAGAAATTTTTGAATGAAGAACGATTTGCCGAACTGCTGACTCAATCTTACATCAGCAGACGAAAAAGCAAAACCGAACTAAAGACCTCTCTGATAAGCAAAAGGATTCCTCCGGAAATGATTGAAAAAGTGCTACAAGAAAACTACAATGAGGAAGATAAAAAAGAGATCCTGCAATATCATATCGAGAAAGGGATCAGAAAATATCCTGATAAAAATTCTGCCAAAGATTATCAAAAATGTATTGCTTATTTGATGAGAAAAGGATTTCATTATGGAGATTTTCGGGACGATCTATTGAAATACTACCACAACATAGAAGATGACTAA
- a CDS encoding cyclic nucleotide-binding domain-containing protein has translation MTNLEIIRQIDFLASLNEKAISEIADKFKEINLSKGTVIFKENEPGDCFYVLKSGRVSLTKRINIDDEASGELIFFKPYEYFGELALIDDEPRSGTVTVTDDASLLKIDKDDFLAICKDHPTVLFSIVKTMSRRLRDTNDRYIKMWDTVIKDKKLAAIGAAASKIVHDIKTPITIIVLTAEVIEKLFEQVAPFTKKIIKQVRILDEMVREILEFARGEKSDLKISEIDLEQFFNEMLDELNPLAEVSKVKLTLVNNVKQRVFFDSMKIHHTIFNIFKNGIEAIGERKGKIDINAEIVKDQLHISIYNDGPEIPQQVLNQIFEPFATYGKKSGTGLGLAICHKVIKDHNGDMYAQNLKEGGVLFDIYIPMKKYMSN, from the coding sequence ATGACTAATCTTGAGATAATAAGGCAAATAGACTTCTTGGCTTCTCTTAATGAAAAAGCTATCTCCGAGATAGCGGATAAATTTAAAGAAATTAATCTTTCTAAAGGGACTGTTATATTCAAAGAGAATGAACCCGGAGATTGTTTCTACGTTCTAAAGTCCGGAAGAGTCTCCCTAACAAAAAGAATCAATATCGATGATGAAGCATCAGGAGAATTGATCTTTTTTAAACCTTATGAATATTTCGGTGAATTAGCATTGATTGATGATGAACCTCGCTCCGGAACAGTTACCGTTACTGATGATGCCTCGTTACTAAAAATAGATAAAGATGATTTTCTGGCTATTTGTAAAGATCATCCAACAGTACTATTCAGCATAGTGAAAACCATGTCCAGAAGATTAAGGGATACGAACGACAGATACATTAAGATGTGGGATACTGTCATAAAGGATAAAAAACTCGCCGCCATTGGTGCTGCAGCCAGTAAAATTGTCCACGATATTAAAACACCGATTACTATAATAGTACTAACTGCTGAAGTAATTGAAAAACTATTTGAACAAGTAGCTCCCTTTACTAAAAAGATCATCAAACAAGTTAGAATATTAGATGAAATGGTGAGAGAGATTCTGGAGTTCGCCCGGGGAGAGAAATCAGATCTCAAGATATCAGAAATAGATCTCGAACAGTTTTTTAATGAAATGCTGGATGAGTTGAATCCACTTGCAGAAGTCAGCAAAGTCAAACTGACTTTGGTAAACAATGTCAAACAGAGAGTCTTTTTCGATTCAATGAAAATACATCATACTATTTTTAACATCTTCAAAAACGGTATCGAAGCCATCGGTGAAAGAAAGGGCAAGATTGATATTAACGCTGAAATTGTTAAAGATCAACTACACATCTCAATTTATAATGATGGACCGGAAATACCGCAGCAAGTACTTAACCAGATATTTGAACCTTTTGCTACCTACGGTAAAAAGTCTGGCACTGGTCTTGGGTTAGCTATCTGTCACAAAGTAATAAAAGATCATAACGGAGATATGTATGCCCAAAATCTTAAAGAGGGCGGAGTCCTTTTCGATATCTACATACCGATGAAAAAATATATGTCTAACTAA